The region AGGACGGCGACGGCCTTGGGGCCGGCGAAGAGGCGGGTCTGGGTGTGGCCGGAGAGATCGCCTACGGCTGCGCCGATGATGGGGACCTTGATCTCGTCCTTGCCGGGTTCGCCCTTGGGGGCTACGGGGACGCCGTGGCCGAGGCCGTTGTGGCGGTTGGCCTTGGGGACGATGATGCTGCTGTCCAACGTGGCGACGGTGGCGGAGTCAGGCGCGTCCGGGAGGAAGATGGCAGCGAAGTAGAGGTCGGAGGCTCCGGCCCAATCGAAGGAGCCGTTGAGGGTGTTGCCACCGGTGACCTTACCTACGGCCAGGTGCTTTTCTTTCTGCTCCTGGGAGTAATCGACCTGGGAGCCGCCGTAGGACTTGGCGTCTTCCTGGTCGCCGAAGCCGCCGGGCCAGGCTACGAGGGCGCGGATGGGGGAGCCGTTGCGGAGGACCTGGGTGTCGGCGTGGAGGATGTAGGTGTCGTCGAAGGAGAAGGTCTTGGTGACCTGGTACTCGCCGGAGACGTATTTGAAGGTGAGGGTCTGGGGGGCGGTGATGTTGCCTGTGGCGGAGGGGAGATAGAGGGCGTTGTTGAGGCTGGCGGTGAGCGACGGGTCGTAGGTGTAGAGGGAGAGGGGGTAGCCGACGGTCTGGGCGGCGAGGGTGTGGACAAGGTCGAGGGGCTGACCGTAGGAGTCCTTGTACTTCTTGAGAATCCAACTGGTGGCCTGTGCGCCCTTATTGGAGAAGGTGATCTTGTAGAGCTCGTTTTCGACGACGGTGGTGGACTCGGCGGCGGCGACGACGGGCTGCACGGCGGGGACCTGGATGGTCTGGCCTGCGACGGATGCGGCTACTGTCGGGGTGGGCTGGTTGGCCTGCTGCTGCTGGGTCTGGCCGTTGGGGGATGCGGTCTGGGGGTTGTGCTTGGCGCGCCAGAACTGAAGGCCGGCGAAGACGAGGATCATGATGGCCATGATCGTGAAGAGGGAACGGTTATCCTGCGATGCGCCTGGTTGGTTCGGGTTGCGAAACTCTGCCACTTGGGTCTTCCTGTTCTGGTGGTTCGGATATCTTGGCCGTGGTGATTCAGACGGCCTGTCCTAATGGTAAATGGTGGGGTTTTACGCTGGGGTAAAGTGTTTAGTCCGGGACGGGGTCGAGGCCGCCTTTTGACATGGGGTTGCAGCGGGCGATGCGGGCGGCGGCCAGGGCGGTGCCGCGGAGGAGGCCGTGGCGGCTTATGGCGATGTAGGCGTACTCCGAGCAGGTGGGGAGATAGATGCAGCGGGAGACGCCGACGGAGTGCAGGATGGGGGAGACTACTGCCTTGTAGAGGGTGAAGACGGCGCGGAGGAGGGTGTCTCGTATGCCTGCCATGAGGGTCTACTGGAGTGCGGCTTTGTTGAGGGTGGTCTGGATGGTGCGGAAGATCTGGGCGATCTCGCGTTCGAGGTGGCCGGATTCGAGTTCGAGGACGGTGCGGCGGGGGTGGAGGATGACGTCGACCGGGTGGGTGAGGGTCTGGGCATGGTGACGGACGCACTCGCGGAGGCGGCGCTTGATGCGGTTGCGATCGACGGCTTTGCCGAGGACCTTGCCGACGGTGAGACCGACGCGGGGGCCTGGGGTGTCGGAGCGTCTTCCTTCCGGGCGGATGGAGAAGAAGAAGCTCATCTGTTTGGAGAATTGCTTGCGGGATGAGGTGTATACGCGCTGATAGTCGGCGTGCTTGCGCAGGCGGAGGAGCGCGTTGGGGGTGGGGGTGGGCATGGCGGGGGAGAACCCGGGGCTAAAGCCCCTTTTGTTGTTGAGCCTTTGACGTGGGGCTAAAGCCCCACTCTAATCCGAACGGCAACGGCATTCCCGGGCAAGGAAAAGCCCACGTACCGGGGTGCGAGACGTGGGCTTTGGGATTGCGTGCGTCGTCCTGCTGTGGCGGCGGCCACGGGCGGGACTAGTCGCGGAAGCCTGCGGAGACTGCGATCTTGTGACGGCCCTTGGCGCGGCGGCGGTTGAGCACGGCTGCACCGGCCTTGGT is a window of Granulicella tundricola MP5ACTX9 DNA encoding:
- the rnpA gene encoding ribonuclease P protein component, which encodes MPTPTPNALLRLRKHADYQRVYTSSRKQFSKQMSFFFSIRPEGRRSDTPGPRVGLTVGKVLGKAVDRNRIKRRLRECVRHHAQTLTHPVDVILHPRRTVLELESGHLEREIAQIFRTIQTTLNKAALQ
- the rpmH gene encoding 50S ribosomal protein L34 encodes the protein MPKRTFQPNRRHRAKTHGFLTRMKTKAGAAVLNRRRAKGRHKIAVSAGFRD
- the yidC gene encoding membrane protein insertase YidC, coding for MAEFRNPNQPGASQDNRSLFTIMAIMILVFAGLQFWRAKHNPQTASPNGQTQQQQANQPTPTVAASVAGQTIQVPAVQPVVAAAESTTVVENELYKITFSNKGAQATSWILKKYKDSYGQPLDLVHTLAAQTVGYPLSLYTYDPSLTASLNNALYLPSATGNITAPQTLTFKYVSGEYQVTKTFSFDDTYILHADTQVLRNGSPIRALVAWPGGFGDQEDAKSYGGSQVDYSQEQKEKHLAVGKVTGGNTLNGSFDWAGASDLYFAAIFLPDAPDSATVATLDSSIIVPKANRHNGLGHGVPVAPKGEPGKDEIKVPIIGAAVGDLSGHTQTRLFAGPKAVAVLRNVHSAGNKTSLEPLLDFGFFGIIGKYLFLALFAIHQYVTPNWGWCIVILTVLINLLILPLRIKTMQSGLKMQRIQPQMDAVKARYKNLKVTDPKRNEMNAEIMQLQKDNGVNMFGGCVPTLIQMPLLFAFFGMLPKVVELRQAHWFWLPDLSSADPYHILPILMVISQFLVQFYTPSPGVDPQQQKMMAFMMPVFSGYMTWNYSSGLALYWSVGNLISIATQFIMNKTSIGQEMREIAAKRARRKAGEGVNSKTIQGKTVKR
- the yidD gene encoding membrane protein insertion efficiency factor YidD, yielding MAGIRDTLLRAVFTLYKAVVSPILHSVGVSRCIYLPTCSEYAYIAISRHGLLRGTALAAARIARCNPMSKGGLDPVPD